The Halobellus sp. MBLA0158 genome has a window encoding:
- a CDS encoding DUF7405 family protein: MVDESGWTRRETLKVAVAAGGAAALSACLDRADEPVPDGPEDLSSLPERQHAWNDRVRTDEHGNRLLPRHQILLYLTLPGDGSPGPDARRTVESALRTLDRAYERSHDGLLSSIAYSPRYFARFDDDLPDSVDLPEPRALSPFETPTFDRQDALLHLASDRADVVLEAEEGLRGRRSTVNGVEMEAPLTDALDVADRRTGFVGAGMPAERQGDLNGVPDSNPVPEASPLFMGFMAGFRENQATEDYVTVRSGPFAGGTTKHVSNLRMRLGDWYGEQSFDERVAEMFSPVHAERDLVEGVGENLGASSGITPEIVDEIGEHAREYARVGHAQKAARANRTDDGTVRTLRRHFESTDDGEASLHFPSLQSGISTFEEVRAAMNGTDLTEVPTIRQRANNGILEYIFVKRRGNFLVPPRSLRALPTPAGATPGLGD; the protein is encoded by the coding sequence ATGGTCGACGAGAGCGGGTGGACGCGCCGCGAGACGCTGAAGGTCGCCGTCGCGGCCGGCGGGGCGGCGGCGCTCTCGGCGTGTCTCGACCGCGCCGACGAACCGGTGCCCGACGGCCCCGAGGACCTCTCGTCGCTCCCGGAACGTCAGCACGCGTGGAACGACCGCGTCCGGACCGACGAACACGGCAATCGGCTCCTGCCCCGACACCAGATCCTGCTGTATCTGACGCTCCCGGGCGACGGATCCCCCGGCCCGGACGCCCGCCGGACGGTCGAGTCCGCGTTGCGGACGCTCGATCGGGCGTACGAGCGGAGCCACGACGGACTGCTGTCGTCGATTGCGTACTCCCCGCGGTACTTCGCTCGGTTTGACGACGACCTCCCCGACTCGGTCGATCTGCCCGAACCCCGGGCGCTCTCGCCCTTCGAGACGCCGACGTTCGACCGGCAGGACGCGCTCCTGCATCTGGCGTCGGACCGCGCGGACGTCGTCCTCGAAGCGGAGGAGGGCCTCCGCGGCCGGCGCTCGACGGTGAACGGCGTCGAGATGGAAGCGCCGCTGACGGACGCCCTCGACGTCGCCGACCGCCGGACCGGCTTCGTCGGCGCGGGGATGCCGGCCGAGCGCCAGGGCGACCTGAACGGCGTCCCCGACTCGAATCCCGTCCCCGAGGCGTCGCCGCTGTTTATGGGGTTTATGGCCGGATTCCGGGAGAATCAGGCGACCGAGGACTACGTCACCGTCCGCTCGGGCCCCTTCGCGGGCGGGACCACGAAGCACGTCTCGAACCTCCGGATGCGGCTCGGCGACTGGTACGGCGAGCAGTCCTTCGACGAGCGCGTCGCGGAGATGTTCTCGCCCGTCCACGCCGAGCGCGACCTCGTCGAGGGGGTCGGCGAGAACCTCGGTGCGAGCAGCGGGATCACGCCGGAGATCGTCGACGAGATCGGTGAGCACGCCCGCGAGTACGCGCGAGTCGGCCACGCACAGAAGGCCGCGCGGGCGAACCGCACCGACGACGGGACGGTGCGGACGCTCAGGCGCCACTTCGAGTCGACCGACGACGGCGAGGCCAGCCTCCACTTCCCGAGTCTGCAGTCCGGGATCTCGACCTTCGAGGAGGTGAGGGCGGCGATGAACGGCACCGACCTGACCGAGGTCCCGACCATCCGCCAGCGGGCGAACAACGGCATCCTCGAATACATCTTCGTGAAGCGCCGCGGGAACTTCCTCGTGCCGCCGCGGTCGCTCCGTGCGCTGCCGACGCCCGCGGGAGCGACGCCGGGGCTCGGCGACTAA
- a CDS encoding methyl-accepting chemotaxis protein, protein MAQRARTPENAPLAEEATLAPEVPADASDAERYRAERDHWRHLFRELVDRFPDPAFTVDRDGRVAQWNQENESFIGISSDEAVGESAYDLVGTESASETLAEKVMESGESVRESEIRSGSHADGSDWHIRAKSVPLRGPDGEVVGAFEVVTRVTDLVEQRQSMQRVQEQVQRDLDGTVSDLERASSQVTENVNVIAEVADEEAEHVRDVDDEIQTFSATTEEVAASVETISTQSSETAELATESEESTTELLETVEDVADASDRMAGDAEDLAQRVDEIDDVVAVIDDIADQINILALNASIEAARAGEAGEGFAVVADEVKSLATESKEEAERIEGLVESIATIAAETVDGIEQTTKQVDEIESQIEAVNANQREIQEAIADVSEQLEQIATATDEQATSAEDISAMLSSTVEGVERIADEVAELAAANQQQTDQVAEIRHSVETLERNLTTAVDE, encoded by the coding sequence ATGGCACAACGAGCCCGCACCCCCGAGAACGCACCGCTCGCTGAGGAGGCAACGCTCGCGCCGGAGGTCCCGGCGGACGCGAGCGACGCAGAACGGTACCGCGCCGAGCGGGACCACTGGCGACACCTCTTCAGGGAGCTGGTCGATCGGTTCCCCGACCCCGCGTTCACCGTCGACCGCGACGGCCGCGTCGCCCAGTGGAACCAGGAGAACGAGTCGTTCATCGGCATCTCGTCCGACGAGGCGGTCGGCGAGTCCGCCTACGACCTCGTCGGCACCGAGAGCGCGAGCGAGACCCTCGCGGAGAAGGTGATGGAGTCCGGCGAGTCCGTCCGGGAGTCGGAGATCCGCTCGGGATCCCACGCCGACGGCAGCGACTGGCACATCCGCGCGAAGAGCGTCCCGCTCCGCGGGCCCGACGGTGAGGTCGTCGGCGCCTTCGAGGTCGTGACCCGAGTGACTGACCTCGTCGAGCAGCGCCAGTCGATGCAGCGCGTCCAAGAGCAGGTCCAGCGGGACCTCGACGGGACCGTGAGCGACCTCGAACGGGCGTCCTCGCAGGTGACAGAGAACGTGAACGTGATCGCAGAAGTCGCCGACGAGGAGGCCGAACACGTCAGAGACGTCGACGACGAGATCCAGACGTTCAGCGCGACGACCGAGGAGGTCGCCGCCAGCGTCGAGACGATTTCGACGCAGAGTTCCGAGACCGCAGAACTCGCGACCGAGTCCGAGGAGTCGACGACCGAGTTGCTGGAGACGGTCGAGGACGTCGCGGACGCGAGCGACCGGATGGCCGGCGACGCCGAGGACCTCGCACAGCGTGTCGACGAGATCGACGACGTCGTCGCGGTGATCGACGACATCGCCGACCAGATCAACATCCTCGCGCTCAACGCCTCCATCGAGGCCGCTCGCGCGGGCGAGGCCGGAGAAGGCTTCGCGGTCGTCGCCGACGAGGTGAAGTCGCTGGCGACGGAGTCCAAGGAAGAGGCCGAGCGGATCGAGGGCCTCGTCGAATCGATCGCGACCATCGCCGCGGAGACGGTCGACGGGATCGAACAGACGACGAAACAGGTCGACGAGATCGAGTCCCAGATCGAGGCGGTGAACGCGAATCAGCGGGAGATCCAGGAGGCGATCGCGGACGTCTCCGAGCAGTTGGAACAGATCGCGACCGCGACCGACGAGCAGGCGACGAGCGCCGAAGATATCTCGGCGATGCTGAGTTCGACCGTCGAGGGCGTCGAACGCATCGCCGACGAGGTCGCCGAACTCGCCGCGGCGAACCAACAGCAGACCGATCAGGTCGCCGAGATCCGCCACAGCGTCGAGACCCTGGAGCGGAACCTCACGACCGCCGTCGACGAATAG
- a CDS encoding YIP1 family protein, with protein sequence MSPVTPLVRPGRFFAERDVNVGHTLALLALHVFALPLGVWAVGRILQARIDGTVMVDNPSRPSEQFCETAPQSMDVGCDAPAEVERNIDALLADAVGEFIGPVLIGIGIVIVLVAVVLHAGARLFDGERGIATSLAVSLWGLVPSLVSLVVGLGLLFVLIDPITVTTQSDPSVLTERIRADLAPLVRWQPLVTGATSLWSGLVWRAGLRHEQGLSNGAATGTAGTVALIVWLLSLA encoded by the coding sequence ATGTCCCCCGTCACGCCGCTCGTCCGTCCCGGTCGGTTCTTCGCCGAGCGCGACGTCAATGTCGGGCACACGCTGGCCCTCCTCGCGCTCCACGTCTTTGCGCTCCCGCTGGGCGTCTGGGCCGTCGGTCGGATCCTCCAGGCGCGGATCGACGGCACCGTGATGGTCGACAACCCCAGCCGACCGTCCGAACAGTTCTGCGAGACCGCTCCCCAATCGATGGACGTGGGCTGCGACGCGCCCGCGGAGGTCGAACGGAACATCGACGCGCTCCTCGCCGACGCCGTCGGGGAGTTCATCGGACCGGTCCTCATCGGGATCGGGATCGTGATCGTCCTGGTCGCCGTCGTGCTCCACGCCGGAGCGAGGCTGTTCGACGGGGAGCGCGGCATCGCGACGTCGTTGGCCGTGTCGCTCTGGGGGCTCGTGCCCTCGCTCGTGAGCCTCGTCGTCGGGCTCGGCCTCCTGTTCGTCCTGATCGATCCGATCACCGTCACGACCCAGAGCGATCCGTCGGTACTGACAGAGCGCATCCGGGCCGACCTGGCGCCGCTGGTCCGCTGGCAACCGCTCGTGACCGGGGCGACGTCGCTGTGGTCCGGGCTCGTCTGGCGGGCCGGGCTCCGACACGAGCAGGGGCTGTCGAACGGTGCGGCGACGGGCACCGCCGGGACCGTTGCGCTCATCGTGTGGCTCCTCTCTCTCGCGTAG
- a CDS encoding bactofilin family protein: MSSLHPRLVVVLAALVVLGGLPAVAVAQQPGSGPGSDGSFGGVVRVDAGETRDGNVEAAAGSVVVAGTVRGDVSAAAGSVLITDTGRVTGDVEAAAGSVVIEGAVEGDVNVGAASLEVREGARIGGALEAGAADVRLLGAVGGDATVGADTLVVGPNASIGGSLTYDAETATIDDGASVAGGVTREDDLSTEDPDVFGGGGASLPTIPGWVGTVYGAVANLLLGAVLLVALPGFGRRVVDEVLDEPLHSGGIGLLSIVAIPIALLILLVTIVGIPLSLAGLVAFAIVLWVASVYGAIAVGTWALSLADYANRWAALLVGVVLVTVLGALPVVGGLVDLVVLLLGLGAFVAAVRGSSLDTEGGSGGDVVTADTAPAE, from the coding sequence ATGTCGAGCCTCCATCCACGGCTGGTAGTCGTTCTCGCGGCGCTCGTCGTCCTCGGCGGGCTTCCCGCGGTCGCGGTCGCACAGCAACCCGGATCCGGTCCGGGCAGTGACGGCTCCTTCGGCGGCGTCGTCCGCGTCGACGCGGGCGAGACGCGCGACGGCAACGTCGAGGCCGCGGCCGGGAGCGTCGTCGTCGCCGGCACGGTCCGCGGCGACGTCTCCGCGGCGGCCGGCTCGGTCCTCATAACCGACACCGGACGGGTGACGGGCGACGTCGAGGCCGCGGCCGGGAGCGTCGTCATCGAGGGCGCGGTCGAGGGCGACGTCAACGTCGGCGCCGCGTCCCTGGAAGTCCGCGAGGGCGCCCGGATCGGCGGCGCGCTCGAAGCCGGCGCCGCCGACGTCAGGCTCCTCGGAGCCGTCGGGGGCGACGCCACCGTCGGCGCCGACACCCTCGTCGTCGGTCCGAACGCCTCGATCGGCGGCTCGCTGACGTACGACGCCGAGACGGCGACGATCGACGACGGCGCCAGCGTCGCGGGCGGCGTGACGCGCGAGGACGACCTCTCGACCGAGGACCCCGATGTGTTCGGCGGGGGCGGCGCCTCGCTGCCGACGATCCCCGGCTGGGTCGGGACGGTCTACGGCGCGGTCGCGAACCTCCTCCTCGGGGCGGTCCTGCTCGTCGCCCTCCCCGGCTTCGGCCGCCGCGTCGTCGACGAGGTCCTCGACGAACCGCTTCACAGCGGCGGGATCGGCCTGCTCTCGATCGTCGCGATCCCGATCGCCCTCCTGATCCTGCTCGTCACGATCGTCGGCATCCCGCTGTCGCTCGCGGGCCTCGTCGCCTTCGCGATCGTCCTGTGGGTCGCGTCCGTCTACGGCGCGATCGCCGTAGGGACCTGGGCGCTGTCGCTCGCCGACTACGCGAACCGCTGGGCCGCGCTCCTCGTCGGCGTGGTCCTGGTGACGGTCCTCGGGGCGCTCCCCGTCGTCGGCGGCCTCGTCGATCTCGTCGTTCTGCTGCTCGGCCTCGGGGCGTTCGTCGCCGCCGTTCGCGGGTCGTCCCTCGACACTGAAGGCGGAAGCGGCGGCGACGTCGTCACGGCCGACACCGCACCCGCGGAGTGA
- a CDS encoding carotenoid biosynthesis protein: protein MTSGRTFVATTVAVGLVALAHAAATWPIAATIALFGGGAAVAFVAEAVVVALGWLEHHLGPKVLGVPLYVLFGWTGAIYLAFRLALLATDGWLAVVAAGTVATAYDVLTDHRGVEEGYWTYLDDLGGPRVRAVPWWNFAGWFAISCLTAALATPFL, encoded by the coding sequence ATGACGAGCGGTCGCACCTTCGTCGCCACGACCGTCGCGGTGGGTCTCGTGGCCCTCGCACACGCGGCGGCGACCTGGCCGATCGCCGCGACGATCGCCCTGTTCGGGGGCGGCGCCGCGGTCGCGTTCGTCGCCGAGGCGGTCGTCGTCGCCCTCGGCTGGCTCGAACACCACCTCGGTCCGAAGGTCCTCGGCGTCCCCCTCTACGTCCTGTTCGGGTGGACCGGGGCGATCTACCTCGCGTTCCGACTCGCGCTCCTCGCGACCGACGGCTGGCTCGCCGTGGTCGCGGCCGGAACCGTCGCGACCGCCTACGACGTGCTGACCGACCACCGCGGCGTCGAGGAGGGATACTGGACGTACCTGGACGACCTCGGCGGGCCGCGCGTCCGGGCGGTCCCGTGGTGGAACTTCGCCGGGTGGTTCGCGATCAGTTGCCTCACCGCGGCGCTCGCCACCCCGTTCCTGTGA
- a CDS encoding MFS transporter translates to MTRRGTRIRLAVGVWGVLVSQVFLYPGVEDIVAALGGDGAIRAGMWFLVAEFAAFVAFASVWGAASDALGRRMPLAAAGALGGAAGYLLLAAAPTLGLPFAGVLLVRLVGGAATIGAFSLSITALADLAGGNGRNMGAAGIAIGLGAALGSVVGGRLADADPLYPLYAAAATLLAVAALFLTVSEDLPSADRLRVGDALGRLRERPALAVPYAFGFIDRMTAGFFALVGVYYFRDAFGLSAGGAGLALAAFFVPFALLQYPAGVLSDRIGRAIPVVVGSICYGLGIVAVGLAPNVVVAVAAMVAVGSLGAGVAPATMALVTDVAAAAERGAAMGGFNVFGSLGFLAGFLLGGLTTSAAGYLTSFLVVGLSEVAIALVAARAVVRITAANGDESDAEPVATGPSG, encoded by the coding sequence GTGACTCGCCGCGGGACGCGGATCCGGCTCGCCGTCGGCGTGTGGGGCGTGCTCGTCTCGCAGGTGTTCCTCTACCCGGGAGTCGAGGATATCGTCGCGGCCCTGGGCGGCGACGGCGCCATCCGCGCGGGGATGTGGTTCCTCGTCGCGGAGTTCGCCGCCTTCGTCGCCTTCGCCAGCGTCTGGGGCGCCGCCAGCGACGCGCTCGGGCGACGGATGCCGCTCGCGGCCGCCGGGGCGCTCGGCGGCGCGGCCGGCTACCTCCTGCTCGCGGCCGCGCCGACGCTCGGCCTCCCCTTTGCGGGCGTCCTCCTCGTCCGACTGGTCGGCGGCGCCGCGACGATCGGCGCGTTCTCGCTTTCGATCACCGCGCTCGCCGATCTCGCGGGCGGGAACGGCCGGAATATGGGCGCCGCGGGCATCGCGATCGGCCTCGGCGCGGCGCTGGGGTCTGTGGTCGGCGGCCGCCTCGCCGACGCCGATCCGCTGTATCCGCTCTACGCGGCGGCGGCGACCCTCCTCGCGGTCGCGGCGCTGTTCCTGACCGTCTCGGAGGACCTGCCGAGCGCCGACCGGCTCCGCGTCGGCGACGCGCTCGGCCGCCTCCGGGAGCGCCCCGCGCTCGCGGTGCCGTACGCCTTCGGCTTCATCGACCGGATGACGGCCGGCTTCTTCGCGCTCGTCGGGGTCTACTACTTCCGCGACGCCTTCGGGCTGAGCGCCGGGGGCGCGGGGCTGGCGCTCGCGGCGTTCTTCGTCCCGTTCGCGCTGTTGCAGTACCCCGCGGGAGTGCTCTCGGACCGGATCGGCCGGGCGATCCCGGTCGTGGTCGGCTCGATCTGCTACGGGCTCGGGATCGTCGCCGTCGGCCTCGCGCCGAACGTCGTCGTCGCCGTCGCCGCGATGGTCGCGGTGGGGTCGCTCGGGGCCGGGGTCGCGCCCGCGACGATGGCGCTCGTCACGGACGTGGCCGCCGCAGCGGAGCGCGGCGCGGCGATGGGCGGCTTCAACGTCTTCGGGAGCCTGGGCTTCCTGGCGGGCTTCCTGCTCGGCGGACTCACCACCTCGGCGGCGGGCTACCTCACGTCGTTCCTCGTCGTCGGGCTCTCGGAGGTCGCGATCGCGCTCGTCGCGGCCCGCGCGGTGGTTCGGATCACCGCCGCAAACGGTGACGAGAGCGACGCCGAGCCGGTCGCGACCGGCCCGTCCGGGTGA
- a CDS encoding aldo/keto reductase, giving the protein MEYTTLGDTGVTVSKICLGCMSFGDIDWRDWVLDEEEGKELVDRAIELGVNFFDTANMYSEGGSERVLGDALSEYDRDEFVVASKVYFQMDDDDPNSGGLSKKAIEQELDNSLDRLGMDTLDLLQIHRWDYDTPIEQTMRALDDAVRRGKARYLGASSMWAHQFAEAQHVAERQGLTRFSTMQNHYNLLYREEEREMLPLCDKQDVGVIPWSPLARGWLARPHEQARATTRGENDDYAHQHPYLEGGGREVNERVQELAEEKGVKMAQIGLAWLFEDDRVDAPIVGTTSIEHLEDAVEALSIDLSDSEVEYLEEPYEPVRVSGHE; this is encoded by the coding sequence ATGGAGTACACGACACTCGGCGACACGGGCGTGACGGTCTCGAAGATCTGTCTCGGCTGTATGAGCTTCGGCGACATCGACTGGCGCGACTGGGTGCTCGACGAGGAGGAGGGCAAGGAGCTGGTCGACCGCGCGATCGAACTCGGCGTGAACTTCTTCGACACGGCGAATATGTACTCCGAGGGCGGCTCCGAGCGGGTGCTCGGCGACGCGCTTTCCGAGTACGACCGCGACGAGTTCGTCGTCGCCTCGAAGGTGTACTTCCAGATGGACGACGACGATCCGAACTCCGGCGGGCTCTCGAAGAAGGCCATCGAGCAGGAGCTCGACAACTCCCTGGATCGGCTCGGGATGGACACGCTGGACCTCCTCCAGATCCACCGCTGGGACTACGACACCCCGATCGAGCAGACGATGCGCGCGCTCGACGACGCCGTCCGGCGAGGCAAGGCCCGGTACCTCGGCGCGTCGTCGATGTGGGCCCATCAGTTCGCGGAGGCCCAACACGTCGCCGAACGGCAGGGGCTCACGCGGTTCTCGACGATGCAGAACCACTACAACCTCCTCTACCGCGAGGAGGAACGCGAGATGCTGCCGCTGTGCGACAAGCAGGACGTCGGCGTCATCCCGTGGTCGCCGCTGGCCCGCGGGTGGCTCGCGCGCCCCCACGAGCAGGCCCGCGCGACGACCCGCGGCGAGAACGACGACTACGCCCACCAGCACCCCTACCTGGAGGGCGGCGGCCGCGAGGTCAACGAGCGCGTCCAGGAGCTCGCCGAGGAGAAGGGCGTGAAGATGGCCCAGATCGGCCTCGCGTGGCTGTTCGAGGACGACCGCGTCGACGCGCCGATCGTCGGCACCACGAGCATCGAGCACCTCGAAGACGCGGTCGAGGCGCTCTCTATCGACCTCTCGGACTCCGAGGTCGAGTACCTCGAAGAGCCCTACGAGCCCGTCCGCGTCTCCGGCCACGAGTAG